Proteins from one Chloroflexota bacterium genomic window:
- a CDS encoding aminotransferase class III-fold pyridoxal phosphate-dependent enzyme, with amino-acid sequence MALLDAYLERTPRSRELFERAARSLPGGSTRTTVYSAPYPPYIAAGEGLTLRDVDGNNYRDFLGNYTALILGHAHPVVVAAVEAQVRRGSAFAAPTETEIELAEELRRRLPSLERVRFTNSGTEATMFAIRVARAFTARPLVATFERSYHGTHDGVMAGTPGVPAALSGLVVELPWEDAEGIERALRGRERDLAAIIIEPVQGAGGVRAASPAFLAFLRSFADRHGALLIFDEIIAFRVGPHGAQGAFGVRPDLTTLGKIIGGGYALAAFGGRADVMDLFDARRAGSLSHGGTFNGNPVAAAAGLATLRELTPDVFARLDALGERLRAKVAGAIGRDGLDARIAVVGSLFQVWSGEGVSAVATGVGGVPELFLGLLLAGFYVAPRGMGAIPAIATESDVDALAAAIEHVLLARTLVPQVV; translated from the coding sequence ATGGCACTCCTCGATGCCTACCTCGAGCGCACGCCCCGCTCGCGCGAGCTGTTCGAGCGGGCGGCGAGGTCGCTCCCGGGTGGCTCGACCCGGACGACGGTCTACAGCGCGCCCTATCCGCCATACATCGCGGCGGGCGAGGGGCTCACCCTGCGCGACGTCGATGGCAACAACTATCGCGACTTTCTCGGCAACTACACCGCGCTCATCCTCGGGCACGCCCATCCCGTGGTCGTCGCGGCGGTGGAGGCGCAGGTGCGGCGTGGTTCCGCTTTCGCGGCGCCGACGGAGACCGAGATCGAGCTGGCCGAAGAGCTCCGCCGCCGGCTCCCATCGCTCGAGCGCGTGCGGTTCACGAACTCCGGCACCGAGGCGACGATGTTCGCCATCCGGGTGGCCCGCGCGTTCACCGCTCGTCCGCTCGTCGCGACATTCGAGCGCTCGTATCACGGCACCCACGACGGCGTCATGGCCGGTACGCCCGGGGTGCCCGCAGCGCTGTCCGGACTCGTGGTCGAGCTGCCATGGGAGGACGCCGAGGGCATCGAACGAGCCCTGCGCGGTCGCGAGCGGGACCTCGCGGCGATCATCATCGAGCCGGTCCAGGGGGCAGGCGGTGTGCGCGCGGCGAGCCCCGCCTTCCTCGCCTTCCTGCGGTCCTTCGCCGACCGCCACGGCGCTCTGCTCATCTTCGACGAGATCATCGCGTTCCGGGTGGGCCCACACGGCGCCCAGGGTGCATTCGGCGTGCGCCCTGACCTCACGACGCTCGGCAAGATCATCGGTGGCGGCTACGCCCTCGCGGCGTTCGGCGGCCGGGCCGACGTCATGGACCTCTTCGACGCCCGGCGCGCCGGCTCGCTCAGCCACGGCGGCACGTTCAACGGCAACCCGGTAGCCGCGGCGGCGGGTCTCGCCACCCTCCGCGAGCTCACCCCGGACGTGTTCGCGCGGCTCGATGCTCTCGGCGAGCGCCTCCGCGCGAAGGTCGCCGGGGCGATCGGGCGCGACGGCCTCGACGCTCGGATCGCCGTCGTCGGATCGCTCTTCCAGGTCTGGTCGGGCGAGGGCGTCTCCGCCGTCGCGACCGGTGTCGGTGGCGTGCCGGAGCTCTTCCTCGGCCTGCTGCTCGCGGGGTTCTACGTGGCGCCCCGTGGGATGGGCGCGATCCCGGCGATCGCGACGGAGTCAGATGTCGACGCCCTGGCCGCCGCGATCGAGCATGTGCTCCTGGCGCGCACGCTGGTGCCGCAGGTCGTGTGA